A window from Cellulomonas sp. C5510 encodes these proteins:
- the eccD gene encoding type VII secretion integral membrane protein EccD: MTDASASTTSVGTLVRVSVTAGDRRLDLGIPGAVPMAEVLPGLARALGLLDATTAHGGYRLVRADGTPVDSARSLLAEGVEDGAVLSLESGARREQERIYDDVVEAVADAVEQQYAPWTPRDSALSAAWASAALLLAGAALLLGADRASLVPPVVAGLGSLLALVAGAVVGRVGTEPAAGRVLVLVAPVLAGVAGLTATTQAPSWGWPAALAGTGVLVAGLLGMPALVDHRELGAAPLAGGLAVAVAGTAIALTGAEPGEVLAVVVAAVATASIGVPWLALSSTPLRVVSPRNDAEILADPQPVGPGQVRAQLAAGHRVQVALRVAIGALAVLAAPAVVATGVAGTLLLVLAAAGLLLATRQTYSRLDVLLTVGMSVLVLVVVAVVAATQHPSWRPALVVLAGAAAAVVIGLGLVAPRRRVGLARLGDFLEIACLALLLPLGVTAAGLV, encoded by the coding sequence ATGACAGACGCCTCCGCCTCCACGACGTCCGTCGGGACGCTCGTGCGGGTGTCGGTGACCGCGGGGGACCGGCGGCTCGACCTCGGGATCCCGGGCGCCGTGCCGATGGCCGAGGTGCTGCCGGGCCTGGCCCGCGCGCTCGGCCTCCTGGACGCCACGACCGCGCACGGCGGGTACCGCCTGGTCCGCGCAGACGGCACGCCCGTTGACTCCGCCCGGAGCCTCCTCGCCGAGGGCGTCGAGGACGGGGCGGTGCTGTCCCTGGAGTCGGGCGCCCGGCGCGAGCAGGAGCGCATCTACGACGACGTCGTGGAGGCCGTCGCGGACGCCGTCGAGCAGCAGTACGCCCCGTGGACGCCGCGCGACTCGGCGCTGAGCGCCGCGTGGGCCTCTGCCGCGCTGCTGCTCGCCGGGGCGGCGCTGCTGCTCGGCGCGGACCGTGCCTCCCTGGTGCCGCCGGTCGTCGCGGGGCTCGGCTCGCTGCTGGCGCTCGTCGCCGGTGCCGTCGTCGGCCGCGTGGGCACGGAGCCGGCCGCGGGCCGCGTCCTCGTGCTGGTCGCCCCCGTGCTCGCGGGCGTCGCCGGGCTGACCGCCACGACGCAGGCGCCGTCCTGGGGGTGGCCGGCCGCGCTGGCCGGTACGGGTGTGCTGGTCGCCGGACTGCTCGGCATGCCGGCCCTGGTGGACCACCGCGAGCTCGGCGCCGCGCCGCTCGCCGGCGGGCTCGCGGTCGCCGTCGCCGGGACGGCCATCGCGCTGACGGGTGCCGAGCCCGGCGAGGTGCTGGCCGTCGTCGTGGCCGCGGTCGCCACGGCCAGCATCGGGGTGCCCTGGCTGGCGCTGTCGAGCACGCCGCTGCGGGTCGTCTCGCCGCGCAACGACGCCGAGATCCTCGCGGACCCGCAGCCGGTGGGCCCGGGGCAGGTGCGGGCGCAGCTCGCCGCCGGGCACCGCGTGCAGGTGGCGCTCCGCGTCGCGATCGGAGCTCTGGCGGTGCTCGCCGCCCCCGCCGTCGTCGCGACCGGCGTCGCCGGGACCCTGCTGCTCGTGCTCGCCGCCGCCGGGCTGCTGCTGGCCACACGGCAGACGTACTCCCGTCTGGACGTGCTGCTGACGGTCGGCATGTCCGTGCTGGTGCTGGTCGTCGTGGCGGTGGTCGCCGCGACGCAGCACCCGTCGTGGCGCCCGGCGCTGGTCGTGCTGGCGGGCGCCGCTGCGGCCGTCGTCATCGGGCTCGGACTCGTGGCGCCGCGGCGTCGTGTCGGCCTCGCGCGGCTGGGCGACTTCCTCGAGATCGCCTGCCTCGCGCTGCTGCTCCCGCTCGGCGTGACCGCCGCCGGCCTGGTCTGA
- a CDS encoding S8 family serine peptidase: MRLAPRRAGAVVAAVALIALGGSTTASAAVPGADDGRWYYEATSVAEIHQRTTGEGITVALIDGRVNTDVSELAGADIHPHEPSYCAGTTGGDPYPGTSTEPDARHATSMATLLVGRDAGLDGQPGIPGVAPGITLNTYASYLEGLPCETPRGDGDLSDDTVRDAITDGADIIVVPGTQYMSATVVAEAQRAGVIVVGAAGNDGGAITGMPAVFNGVVATGTLTPDQTLDPGSTSGDRLGVVAPGSRFRALTPTWDGYETASGSSNSSTYTAGVLALLWSLYPEATDGQILQALVRTTDGEVKDTWTHDPAWGYGVVNARVLMTVDPTTFPDVNPFVDDDPNAMPTADEIGGTAETTAPATDDETGGTPDPEGAPGDASGTDATPPATTGPGIGAALGAAAGVVALGAVITLVLARRRREPAVAGSDHHDAPPTDTRGNHG, from the coding sequence ATGCGCCTCGCGCCGCGCCGCGCGGGCGCCGTGGTCGCCGCTGTCGCACTGATCGCCCTCGGTGGCTCCACCACCGCGTCCGCCGCCGTGCCCGGGGCCGACGACGGCCGCTGGTACTACGAGGCCACCAGCGTGGCGGAGATCCACCAGCGGACGACCGGCGAAGGCATCACCGTCGCCCTGATCGACGGGCGCGTGAACACAGACGTGTCCGAGCTCGCCGGTGCCGACATCCACCCCCATGAACCGTCCTACTGCGCGGGGACGACCGGCGGGGATCCCTATCCAGGTACGTCGACCGAACCGGATGCGCGCCACGCCACGTCGATGGCGACCCTGCTCGTCGGCCGCGACGCCGGCCTCGACGGGCAGCCCGGGATACCCGGCGTCGCCCCCGGGATCACCCTGAACACGTACGCCTCGTACCTCGAAGGCCTTCCGTGCGAGACCCCCCGCGGGGACGGGGACCTCTCGGACGACACCGTCCGCGACGCGATCACCGACGGAGCGGACATCATCGTGGTCCCCGGGACCCAGTACATGTCCGCGACGGTCGTCGCCGAGGCGCAGCGGGCCGGGGTGATCGTCGTCGGCGCGGCCGGGAACGACGGCGGCGCGATCACCGGCATGCCTGCCGTGTTCAACGGAGTCGTCGCGACGGGCACCCTGACCCCAGACCAGACACTCGACCCCGGGAGCACCTCGGGGGACCGCCTGGGCGTCGTCGCGCCGGGCTCGCGGTTCCGCGCGCTCACTCCCACCTGGGACGGCTACGAGACGGCGAGCGGGTCCTCGAACTCCTCGACGTACACCGCGGGAGTTCTCGCCCTGCTGTGGTCGCTGTACCCGGAGGCCACGGACGGCCAGATCCTCCAGGCGCTGGTCCGCACGACCGACGGCGAGGTCAAGGACACGTGGACGCACGACCCCGCCTGGGGCTACGGCGTGGTCAACGCCCGCGTGCTGATGACCGTGGACCCCACCACCTTCCCTGACGTCAACCCGTTCGTCGACGACGACCCGAACGCGATGCCGACCGCAGACGAGATCGGCGGTACGGCCGAGACGACCGCACCCGCGACCGACGACGAGACCGGCGGCACCCCCGACCCCGAGGGCGCGCCGGGCGACGCCTCCGGCACCGACGCCACGCCGCCGGCCACGACCGGCCCGGGCATCGGTGCCGCGCTCGGTGCCGCCGCGGGCGTCGTGGCGCTGGGCGCCGTCATCACCCTTGTTCTCGCACGCCGCCGCCGCGAGCCGGCAGTGGCCGGCTCCGACCACCACGACGCACCGCCGACCGACACGAGGGGGAACCATGGGTGA
- the eccB gene encoding type VII secretion protein EccB: protein MASKRDLVEAQTYSRRRLLTAFTSGAPGGRELEPTKPLRGVVAGVSLTVLLVLGSLGLGLLSPSLPDGWDDQSLVIVEDDGSRYVGIQGTLHPVLNVTSARLVLDSGSFHVVDVGEDDITDAPRGATIGIPGAPDELPLPSRLTATGWASCVTPDGGTTLDLDPEAPAPDVDPDAGVLVEVAGELHLVAGGVRHAVPESDEAAVLRALGLDTATPVQAGADWLTLFPLGSDLAPLTVEGAGEPALPEGGLPVDTRVGTLVEVTGTGEGDRRYVVDARGELAPLSDLAYPLYLLGAGDLAAEPLRVSASDIGEVRTSTTPVAPADLPATVPTLPAMAGQVPCAVLRTGDDGGVDLVLRDGDVEPGVRVAPGSGALVRAQTSEGGTATVSLVDGSGRAYPVPDASDEVLARLGYEPEDVTPVPPAWAALLPRGPSLTVEAAATEVSGATAASGATAASGGAGDS from the coding sequence GTGGCCTCCAAGCGCGACCTCGTCGAGGCGCAGACCTACAGCCGTCGCCGGCTGCTCACGGCGTTCACGAGCGGTGCGCCCGGCGGCCGGGAGCTCGAGCCCACCAAGCCGCTGCGCGGCGTCGTCGCCGGGGTGTCGCTGACCGTGCTGCTGGTGCTGGGCAGCCTCGGGCTCGGCCTGCTCAGCCCGTCCCTGCCGGACGGCTGGGACGACCAGTCGCTCGTCATCGTCGAGGACGACGGCAGCCGGTACGTCGGGATCCAGGGGACCCTGCACCCGGTGCTCAACGTGACGAGCGCGCGCCTGGTGCTCGACTCGGGCTCGTTCCACGTGGTCGACGTCGGCGAGGACGACATCACCGACGCCCCCCGCGGGGCCACCATCGGCATCCCGGGAGCGCCCGACGAGCTCCCGCTCCCGAGCCGGCTCACCGCCACCGGGTGGGCGTCCTGCGTAACCCCGGACGGCGGCACGACCCTCGACCTCGACCCGGAGGCGCCGGCCCCGGACGTCGACCCCGACGCGGGGGTGCTGGTGGAGGTCGCCGGGGAGCTCCACCTCGTGGCCGGCGGCGTGCGTCACGCCGTCCCGGAGTCCGACGAGGCCGCGGTGCTGCGCGCGCTCGGCCTCGACACGGCCACCCCGGTCCAGGCGGGCGCCGACTGGCTGACGCTCTTCCCGCTGGGCTCCGACCTGGCGCCGCTGACCGTCGAGGGTGCGGGCGAGCCCGCGCTGCCGGAGGGCGGGCTGCCCGTGGACACGCGCGTCGGGACGCTGGTGGAGGTCACCGGGACCGGGGAGGGCGACCGGCGCTACGTCGTCGACGCCCGCGGCGAGCTGGCCCCGCTGAGCGACCTCGCCTACCCGCTGTACCTGCTGGGCGCGGGCGACCTGGCGGCGGAGCCGCTGCGGGTGAGCGCCTCGGACATCGGGGAGGTCCGGACCTCGACGACGCCGGTCGCGCCCGCGGACCTGCCTGCGACCGTGCCGACGCTCCCCGCGATGGCCGGCCAGGTGCCGTGCGCGGTGCTCCGTACGGGTGACGACGGCGGCGTGGACCTCGTGCTCCGTGACGGCGACGTCGAGCCGGGCGTGCGCGTCGCCCCGGGCTCCGGTGCACTCGTGCGGGCGCAGACCTCCGAGGGCGGGACGGCGACCGTCAGCCTCGTCGACGGTTCCGGGCGCGCGTACCCCGTGCCGGACGCGAGCGACGAGGTGCTCGCCCGGCTCGGCTACGAGCCCGAGGACGTGACGCCCGTGCCGCCGGCGTGGGCGGCACTGCTGCCGAGGGGGCCGTCGCTGACGGTCGAGGCCGCCGCCACGGAGGTGTCGGGCGCGACCGCCGCGTCGGGCGCGACCGCCGCGTCGGGCGGCGCCGGGGACTCGTGA
- a CDS encoding WXG100 family type VII secretion target produces the protein MADLKVNFGGLSTAAADIQTSAGNIESRLADLDRSLHPLKANWSGEASTAYTAAKAKWEAALTDMKALLADVGRAVSTSGEDYQSTERANAARW, from the coding sequence ATGGCTGATCTCAAGGTCAACTTCGGCGGTCTGTCGACCGCCGCCGCGGACATCCAGACCTCTGCGGGCAACATCGAGTCCCGCCTGGCGGACCTCGACCGGTCGCTCCATCCCCTCAAGGCCAACTGGTCCGGTGAGGCGTCCACCGCCTACACCGCCGCCAAGGCCAAGTGGGAGGCCGCGCTCACCGACATGAAGGCGCTCCTCGCCGACGTCGGCCGTGCGGTGTCCACCTCCGGGGAGGACTACCAGTCCACCGAGCGAGCCAACGCCGCCCGCTGGTGA
- a CDS encoding WXG100 family type VII secretion target has product MAAEVSAADGALKQGADAVAQSRGELQRELSALEGKLSGIGSHWQGQGAVAFTALMARWREDANTIVSALNEFEANLLSSQSTYTASDEAQQSTFSRLQGRLG; this is encoded by the coding sequence ATGGCAGCAGAGGTCTCCGCAGCAGATGGCGCGCTCAAGCAGGGCGCCGACGCGGTCGCCCAGAGTCGTGGGGAGCTGCAGCGCGAGCTGAGCGCCCTCGAGGGCAAGCTGTCCGGGATCGGGTCGCACTGGCAGGGCCAGGGCGCCGTGGCGTTCACCGCGCTGATGGCGCGCTGGCGCGAGGACGCGAACACGATCGTGTCCGCCCTCAACGAGTTCGAGGCCAACCTGCTCTCCTCGCAGTCGACGTACACCGCGTCCGACGAGGCCCAGCAGTCCACGTTCAGCCGCCTGCAGGGCCGGCTGGGCTGA
- a CDS encoding S8/S53 family peptidase, whose product MRLAPRRAGAVVAAVALIALGGASPASAAVPGADDGRWYYEATSMAEIHQRTTGEGITVALLDGPVNIDVSDLAGADIRPHEPSYCAETPGGEPYPATSAAPDARHATSMATVLVGSDAGLDGQPGIPGIAPGITLRTYASYFDSLPCKSPTGGSWLADDPIRDAVAEGADIIFVPGTQDMSASVIAEAQRAGVIVIGAAGNDGSFVWGMPAALNGVVATGTLTPDQTLDPGSPDGERLGVVAPGSQFRSLSPTWDSYGMSTGSSNSAAYTAGALALLWSLYPDATDGQILQALVRTTDGEVKDTWTHDPDWGYGVVNARVLMTVDPTTFPDVNPFVDDDPNAMPTAAEILGQAEPTSPTSGDEPSATATPEDVPGDASGTRPASPGTAADGIGVILGAAAGVVVLGATVAIVLARRRREPAVAGSDHHDAPPTDTRGNHG is encoded by the coding sequence ATGCGCCTCGCGCCGCGCCGCGCGGGCGCCGTGGTCGCCGCCGTCGCACTGATCGCCCTCGGGGGGGCCAGCCCGGCGTCCGCCGCGGTGCCCGGCGCCGACGACGGCCGCTGGTACTACGAGGCCACCAGCATGGCGGAGATCCACCAGCGGACGACCGGCGAGGGCATCACCGTCGCCCTGCTCGACGGCCCCGTGAACATCGACGTGTCCGACCTCGCCGGTGCCGACATCCGTCCCCACGAGCCCTCGTACTGCGCCGAGACGCCCGGCGGCGAGCCGTACCCGGCCACCTCAGCCGCACCGGACGCACGCCACGCGACGTCGATGGCGACCGTGCTCGTCGGCAGCGACGCGGGCCTTGACGGCCAGCCCGGCATCCCCGGTATCGCACCGGGTATCACCCTGCGCACCTACGCCTCGTACTTCGACAGCCTCCCCTGCAAGTCCCCGACGGGGGGCAGCTGGCTGGCAGACGACCCCATCAGGGACGCGGTCGCCGAGGGGGCGGACATCATCTTCGTCCCAGGCACCCAGGACATGTCTGCCAGCGTCATCGCGGAGGCGCAGCGGGCCGGGGTGATCGTCATCGGCGCAGCCGGCAACGACGGCAGCTTCGTCTGGGGCATGCCCGCGGCCTTGAACGGCGTGGTCGCCACCGGCACCCTGACACCCGACCAGACCCTCGATCCCGGGAGCCCCGACGGCGAGCGCCTCGGCGTCGTGGCGCCGGGCTCCCAGTTCCGCTCCCTCTCGCCGACGTGGGACAGCTACGGCATGTCGACGGGCTCCTCGAACTCCGCGGCGTACACCGCGGGTGCCCTCGCGCTGCTGTGGTCGCTCTACCCGGATGCCACCGACGGGCAGATCCTCCAGGCCCTGGTGCGGACCACGGACGGCGAGGTCAAGGACACCTGGACGCACGACCCCGACTGGGGCTACGGCGTCGTCAACGCCCGGGTGCTGATGACCGTGGACCCGACCACCTTCCCCGACGTGAACCCGTTCGTCGACGACGACCCCAATGCGATGCCGACCGCTGCGGAGATCCTGGGCCAGGCCGAGCCGACCTCGCCCACGAGCGGCGACGAGCCCAGCGCGACCGCCACCCCCGAGGACGTGCCCGGCGACGCCTCCGGTACCCGCCCTGCCTCGCCGGGCACTGCCGCAGATGGCATTGGCGTCATCCTCGGGGCGGCAGCCGGCGTGGTGGTGCTCGGCGCCACCGTGGCGATCGTCCTCGCACGCCGCCGCCGGGAGCCGGCGGTGGCCGGCTCCGACCACCACGACGCACCGCCGACCGACACGAGGGGGAACCATGGGTGA